Proteins encoded by one window of Anopheles maculipalpis chromosome 2RL, idAnoMacuDA_375_x, whole genome shotgun sequence:
- the LOC126556933 gene encoding DNA repair protein complementing XP-C cells homolog, which translates to MSDTFMSDSEEDGGDFSVSEDEWLPEKADRKNKSRRRDSSDGDSDNSDDSDVISINKGKEKTLVSIKNGLANSIPNNKRPFKRPGQATGMAGGRRSVKRSHQDSDSSGDEHLVDPTKLDLNSKFFDAISSNPLERTSSSSQQAPTFDCNAGIGKLSDSSEDENEATQNNDKDARGVRKLIKKINETSQTYVQFQDFSKTLETAKNQLQNAAKKQQQELIGISGNTSDVSHLLALGEKGTVAASSKNSSAKAAKGKKGAKKQADSDSDWEEVEEGTSQPSTSRTESVQITLKPELAAQKKKSKCTEFDVEACIKRMINREKRDAQLVLHKMTIIMGVAHGNFTNSVLNSPALLAIGNALIPSERCYPKGQTNVEYLRQIMQYYREIVDLKDRRMFVNSWKKLSLEKSLRLQLLSQMANCKRDYILLFIILLRSIGVQCRMVTSLQVVPKVLSSSDLLKVVPAKEKLKVTAAAKKNVTDDHNYGKEQKKKSNSHKKRKASLVEIPQLDGAEDIAKPSNKRSKKGRESAAQEASKEIVTSDIISPRKTRKQRLDQEKSKEKGDKKSIENNVNKPVETKKSTQKSNSDKGNSSKSKNSESSQMIRRDYTQKKEEVIIKPPAKRSPTKITASSTPTASNHKKIVKIERFNPKTRKLLNNPVLSTDDESGSNSSSKKVNLWIEAYAEEEKRWVPLDVTRGLLDCVTELVQQASSPMLYILAWNNDGSIKDVSARYCADYLTVAIKHRIMQQWMDNLLFPYSGDRQTVRDIAEDRELNRILEERPLPRTVSEYKNHPYFALKRHLLKFEAIYPPDAPTLGFTSGKEPVYARECVHTLHAREVWLKQARTVKMFETPYKVVSGRPKYDRASGQMLPSQPLELFGHWQTEEYEPPTAEDGIVPRNAYGNVELFKPCMLPKKTVHLQLPGLNRICRKLRIDCAQAVTGFDFHGGSSHPVYDGFVVCEEFRDVVVDAWHQEQEAEEQRAREKYEKRVYGNWKKLIKGLLIRRKLQHKYNFDNLNQ; encoded by the exons ATGAGTGACACATTTATGTCGGACAGTGAGGAAGATGGAGGTGATTTTTCAGTGAGTGAAGATGAATGGTTGCCAGAAAAAGCGGATAGAAAGAACAAGTCTAGGCGGAGGGACTCTTCCGATGGCGATAGTGATAATTCTGACGATTCTGATGTAATTTCTATAAACaaaggaaaagagaaaacttTAGTCAGCATCAAGAATGGGCTCGCCAATAG CATCCCCAATAACAAGAGACCGTTTAAACGTCCCGGACAAGCCACTGGCATGGCTGGCGGAAGAAGATCTGTAAAACGGTCACACCAAGATTCGGACAGTAGTGGCGACGAACATCTTGTCGATCCGACCAAACTCGATTTAAATTCTAAATTCTTTGACGCAATATCTTCCAATCCTTTGGAGCGTACAAGCTCCTCCTCACAACAAGCTCCCACATTTGACTGTAATGCTGGTATAGGGAAGCTTTCCGATAGTTCGGAAGATGAAAATGAAGCTACACAGAACAATGACAAGGATGCTCGGGGCGTACGGAAGttgataaagaaaattaacGAAACATCTCAGACCTATGTCCAATTCCAGGACTTTTCCAAAACTCTTGAAACGGCCAAGAATCAGCTACAAAACGCTgcgaaaaagcaacaacaagagTTGATTGGTATTTCCGGCAACACTTCAGACGTATCACACCTGCTGGCTTTGGGTGAAAAGGGTACCGTTGCAGCATCATCAAAGAACTCTTCcgcaaaagcagcaaaaggtaaaaaaggtgcaaaaaaaCAGGCAGATTCGGACTCCGATTGGGAGGAGGTCGAGGAGGGTACATCCCAGCCCAGTACATCTCGCACTGAGTCCGTTCAGATCACTCTCAAGCCGGAGCTTGCggcacagaagaagaagagcaaaTGTACCGAATTCGATGTGGAAGCTTGCATCAAGCGTATGATCAATCGGGAGAAACGTGACGCACAGCTGGTGCTACACAAAATGACAATCATCATGGGTGTTGCGCATGGTAATTTTACCAACTCCGTACTGAATTCTCCTGCTCTGTTAGCGATCGGAAATGCTCTCATACCGTCGGAACGATGCTACCCAAAGGGTCAGACAAATGTTGAATACTTGCGGCAGATAATGCAATACTATCGGGAAATTGTGGACCTAAAGGACAGGCGGATGTTTGTGAACAGTTGGAAGAAGCTTTCGTTGGAAAAATCACTCCGTCTGCAGTTACTGTCACAGATGGCCAACTGTAAGCGAGATTACATTTTGCTGTTTATTATACTGCTTCGCTCAATTGGTGTGCAGTGTCGAATGGTAACATCGCTTCAGGTGGTGCCCAAGGTTTTGTCCAGCTCGGACCTGCTGAAGGTGGTGCCAGCTAAGGAGAAGTTAAAAGTGACAGCAGCTGCAAAGAAGAACGTAACAGATGATCATAATTACggaaaagaacaaaagaagaaatcaAACTCACATAAAAAACGGAAAGCTTCTCTGGTAGAAATTCCTCAACTGGATGGAGCCGAGGACATTGCCAAACCCAGTAACAAGCGGTCTAAAAAAGGACGAGAATCAGCAGCACAAGAGGCTTCTAAAGAAATTGTTACATCGGACATTATTTCTCCAAGAAAGACACGCAAGCAACGATTAGATcaagaaaaatcgaaagaaaagggtgacaaaaag TCTATTGAAAATAACGTAAACAAGCCTGTGGAGACCAAGAAAAGTACTCAGAAATCCAATTCCGATAAAGGAAACAGTTCCAAGTCTAAGAACAGTGAATCGTCCCAAATGATTCGACGAGACTACACacagaagaaggaagaagTCATTATAAAACCACCGGCTAAACGTTCTCCAACGAAGATCACCGCCTCAAGTACGCCAACAGCATCTAACCATAAAAAGATTGTCAAGATCGAAAGATTTAATCCCAAAACGAGAAAATTGTTGAACAACCCAGTTCTTTCCACCGACGACGAAAGTGGTTCCAACAGTTCGTCTAAAAAAGTAAATCTCTGGATTGAAGCATACGCCGAGGAGGAAAAACGTTGGGTACCGTTGGATGTTACGCGTGGACTTTTGGACTGTGTCACCGAGCTTGTACAGCAGGCTTCCAGTCCAATGCTTTACATACTCGCGTGGAACAACGATGGTTCGATCAAGGACGTATCTGCGCGGTACTGTGCGGATTATCTCACGGTAGCGATAAAACATCGAATCATGCAACAGTGGATGGATAATCTGCTGTTTCCGTACAGTGGTGATCGCCAAACAGTACGCGACATTGCCGAAGATCGTGAGCTAAACCGTATCCTAGAGGAGCGCCCATTACCGAGAACGGTTTCGGAATACAAAAATCATCCATATTTTGCATTGAAGCGGCATCTGCTTAAGTTTGAAGCAATCTATCCACCGGATGCACCAACGCTGGGTTTTACCTCCGGCAAGGAACCGGTATATGCTCGCGAGTGTGTTCACACGCTGCATGCTCGCGAAGTTTGGTTGAAGCAAGCGCGaacggtaaaaatgttcgaaacACCGTACAAAGTCGTTTCCGGTCGTCCGAAATACGACAGA GCATCCGGTCAAATGTTACCTTCGCAGCCACTGGAACTATTTGGCCACTGGCAGACCGAGGAATACGAACCACCGACGGCTGAGGATGGTATTGTACCTCGGAATGCGTACGGTAATGTGGAGCTTTTCAAGCCATGCATGTTACCAAAGAAAACGGTTCATTTGCAAT TGCCGGGTTTGAATCGTATCTGCAGAAAGCTCCGCATCGACTGTGCTCAGGCAGTAACCGGATTTGATTTTCACGGTGGTAGCAGCCATCCCGTATACGACGGGTTCGTCGTTTGTGAAGAGTTCCGTGATGTAGTAGTTGACGCTTGGCACCAGGAACAGGAGGCGGAAGAGCAGAGAGCGCGCGAAAAGTATGAAAAGCGTGTGTATGGTAACTGGAAAAAGTTAATCAAGGGGCTGCTGATACGCCGGAAGCTCCAGCATAAGTACAACTTTGATAATCTCAACCAGTAG